The Cyanobacteriota bacterium DNA window GATGTGAAATACTTTGATTCCGGTAAAGTGAAATGTAGGTTGACCCTTGCCGTTCGGCGACGCAGTCGCAACAGTGATGAACCGGACTGGTTTGAGTTGGAGCTATGGGAGAAAACAGCCGAGATAGCTGCCAATTACGTTCGTAAGGGTAGCTTGATTGGCGTTACAGGCTCACTACGATTCGATAATTGGCAAGACCGTAATACAGGCATAGCACGCTCAAAACCGTTCATTCGGGTAGATCAACTGAGTCTACTAGGCTCGAAACAGGACGATGAAGCATCATTAGGTTCAGCAGCGGATGAGTTTTGAGGTCTAAGGTCTGTCGAGTTGCAGCAATTCAGCAGAAAGCATTCGACATGGAAGTCACGCAGTGCGGTAATCTAGAAAAGCTGAATCATTGTGAGCAGGGCTTGCTTTCACAATGTTGCTCAAAATTTTGGTCATCCTATGTCTTCAACTGCATCCCCTACTGCTGAGAGTTCTACTCGCACAATCCGGATAGGTTCCCGCAAGAGTCAACTAGCGCTGGTTCAGACCTATTGGGTGCAAGAGCAACTACAGCAGCGTTTTCCCGATCGCACCTTTGATGTGCAGACCATGAGCACCCAAGGAGACAAGATTCTAGATGTAGCCTTGGCAAAAATTGGGGATAAGGGTCTGTTCACAAAGGAACTAGAAATAGGGATGCTGAAT harbors:
- a CDS encoding single-stranded DNA-binding protein; translation: MSLNIVNLVGRVGIDPDVKYFDSGKVKCRLTLAVRRRSRNSDEPDWFELELWEKTAEIAANYVRKGSLIGVTGSLRFDNWQDRNTGIARSKPFIRVDQLSLLGSKQDDEASLGSAADEF